From Nicotiana tabacum cultivar K326 chromosome 22, ASM71507v2, whole genome shotgun sequence, one genomic window encodes:
- the LOC107762303 gene encoding uncharacterized protein LOC107762303 — translation MEMLKKIQVNIPSIDALKEMPGYEKMMKDLMSMFDFQDLAIVTLTHTCSVVVARPIAEKFSDPGSFTIPCTIGNYVFSKALCDLGASINLIPLAVYKRLGIGRARTASMLLQLADRTVKRQSGILDDVLVQVGKFVFSKNFVILDCRVDEEIPIILGRSFLATRRALIDCETVELKMRLNDKEIRFNV, via the coding sequence atggagatgttgaagaaaatccaggtgaaCATTCCATCGATTGACGCCTTGAAGGAGATGCCTGGTTatgaaaaaatgatgaaggacttgatgtctatGTTCGATTTTCAAGACTTGGCCATTGTTACACTAACTCATACATGCAGTGTTGTCGTGGCGAGACCTATAGCTGAGAAGTTTTCCGACCCAGGGAGTTTTACAATCCCATGCACAATAGGTAACTATGTTTTTTCTAAAgcactatgtgatttgggggcgagcATAAACTTGATTCCCCTGGCTGTCTAtaaaaggttaggcattggaagagcaaGAACCGCATCCATGTTACTACAGCTAGCTGACCGAACGGTGAAGAGGCAATCAGGTATACTTGATGATGTGCTGGTGCAGGTTGGAAAGTTTGTGTTTTCGAAAAATTTTGTCATTCTGGACTGCCGGGTGGACGaggaaattcccataattttggggaGGTCATTCTTGGCCACTAGGAGAGCtctaattgattgtgaaactgtAGAGCTAAAAATGAGATTGAACGATAAAGAAATAAGATTCAATGTGTAG